CGCCGCTTTCGGTTGGAGCACCGGAAGCGTCGGCTTGACACTCACGCTCGTCGGCGCGGTCTCGGCGATCAATCAAGCGACGATGGTCGGTCGGGTCGTCAAGCGCTTCGGCGAGCGGCGCATCCTGCTCGCCAGCCTCGTCGTCGCCGTCTTGGGGCTCGGTTTGCTGGGGATGCCCAACGGCATCGTCTTCTTGATCGGCGCGGTCCTCATCTCGCTGCCGATGTACCAGGCGACGTCGCAGGCGCTGATGACGCGGCGCGTCGGCGCCGGCGAGCAGGGCGAGTTGCAAGGAGCGCTCGGATCGCTGCGCGGCATCTCGATGCTGATCGGCCCGTCGATCTTCACACTGACCTTCGCGCAGTTCGCCGGGCCGTGGCGCTCGCTCGGCCTCCTCGGAGCGCCGTGGCTCCTCGCGGCGCTGCTCTACGCGGTGTCGCTCGCGCTCGCGTGGCGCGTGACCTCGCGCGCGGACGACGTCGTGTTACCGATTCCCGAGCCCACGCCGCCGATTTACGCAGAGAGCTAGAAGACGACGATCGGCTTGACGATGCGCGCCTGCGCGAGATCCCGATAGGCACGCGGCACGTCCTCGAGCGTGACGAGATCCGCACCGACCTTGTCGGCGCTGACGACGCCCTGCTCGATCAACGCCAGCGAGGCGCGCGTATCTTCGGGGCCGCAGGAATAACTCGCGACGAGCCGTCGATCGCCGAAGTAAAACCGCTCCGGATCGATCGCGATCGCACTCTCGGGCGGGAACGGCGTGAACATCACGACGGTGCCCCCGGGGGCGACCGCCTCGAACGCGGATTGCATCGCCGCCGCGCTCCCAGGTCCGCAGATGACGACGTCCGCACCCTCGGGCAGCGCGTCACGCACGTCGTCGGGATGTAACGCCGTCGCGCCGTTGCGCTGCGCGATCGCACGGCGCTGCTCGATGAAATCGCCGCCGAAGACCTCGGCTCCCATCTCTCTCCCCGCGAGCACGTGGAGCAATCCCATGACGCCGAGACCGATGACGTAGAGGCGATCGCCCGCGCTCAACCCGCTTCGGCGCAGCGACTTCACGACGCAGGCAAGCGGCTCGACGAGCGATGCGTCGGGAAAGCCGACGTGCGCGGGCAGGTGCAGGGTGTCGCGCAGATTGCCCGCGGGCACGCGGAAGTACTGCGCGATGCCGCCGGGATCGATCTTGCTCGACCTCCACGCCGCGCACTGCACGTACTCGCCGCGCGCGCAGGCGCGGCAGGCGAAGCACGGCGCGTGATGGTGCACGAAGACGCGATCTCCGAGTGAGAATCCGGCGGCGCGCGTCTCCGCGACGACACCGGCGGGTTCGTGCCCGAGCACGAGCGGCGCCTTGCGCGCGACGTACCAGCCCATGACGTCGCCGCTGCAGATGCCGCTTGCCGTCGTTCGCACGAGGATCTCGCCCTCGCCGATCTCCGGCACCGGGCGATCCTCGACGCGCACGTCTTCGGCGTCGTAGAGAACGGCGGCGCGCATCGTCTCGCGGCTCACGGCTCGATGAGCGCTTTCAGCCCCGCGCCGGAATCGAGCGCGGCGAATGCGTCCGCGATGCGTGCGAGCGGATAGACGTCACTGACGAGCCTACGTAGTTCGAAGGCGCGCGACGCGATCAGATCGTAGGCCACGCGTACGTCGGCGGGCGTGAAATGAAACGGCGCGAGCAGCCGCACTTCGTCGTAGTGGAGGCGCGCGGCGAGAAAACTCACGCGGGCGTCGCCCGGAAGCCCGGCAAAGAACGAGACGCGCCCACCGCGCCGCACGAACGACGGCGCGCTCTCCCACATCTCCGCCGACCCCGTGCATTCGATCACCGCGTCGGCGCCGCGACCGTGCGTGCGCGCGAGGATCGCGTCGCCGATCGGTTCCTCGCTGGCGTCGACGCTCTGCAGCCCGAGCTCACGCGCGAGCTCGAGGCGCTCGGGTCGCCGGCCGAAGAGCATCGCGTCAATGCCGTAGATCCGCTGCAGCAAGAGCGCGTGAAGGATGCCGAATCCGCCGTTGCCGAGAATCGCGACGCTCGAATCCGGCGCGGGCGCCAGCATCGCAACCGAATGGACGACGCACGAGAGCGGCTCGAGAAAGGCCGCCTCGGCATAGCCGACGTCGGCGGGCTTCTGAAAGCAGTTGACGTCGACGATCCGTTTCGGCACGGCGATGCAATCGGCGTATGCGCCCAAGAGCATCGTCGCCATCACGCGCTCGCAGAGCTCTTCCTCGCCGCAGCGGCACCAGAAACACTCGCCGCAGGGCGCCGTATGCACGCACATCACCGGGTCGCCGGCGGCGAACGCGGTGACGCCCTCGCCGACGGCGGCGACGTCGCCGGAGAACTCGTGACCGAAGCGCGTCGGCAGCGGCATCTTCGGATGGCCGCGCCGGTAGGTCTTGAGGTCGGTTCCGTCCGTCAACGCGGCGCGCACTCGCACGACGATCCCGCCGGCGGGCGCCTGCGGCGCCGGCTCGTCGCGCAGTTCGATCCGGCGCGGCTCGACGAGCACGGCTACGCGCACGCGAGCAGTGCCGAGCGAATCGGTTCGGGCAGCGCCCGGCTCTTCAGCGTCTTTGCGTCGACCGCGGCGACGACGAACGAGATCGTCGCGCCCTCGGCGCCCGTGCGCTCGTTAAGAAACGTCGTCTTCCACCGAAGACTCGACCGTCCGACGTGCAGGATCTCGGTGCGCATGCGCATCCAATCGCTCATCAGCGCGGGAGCGCGATACTCCGCCTCGACGCGCACGCGCGGCAGCCAGAAGGCATATTTGGTAAAGACGCTCTCGTACGGAAAACCGAGTTCGGCGAAGAGCTGCATCTCCGCGTATTCGGCGAAGCGCGAGTAGGCCGCGAAATACATGATGCCGGCGACGTCCACGTCGGCCCATTGCACTTGCAGCCGGGCTTCGAAGACGCGGCTCACGAA
The sequence above is drawn from the Candidatus Binatia bacterium genome and encodes:
- a CDS encoding alcohol dehydrogenase catalytic domain-containing protein — translated: MSRETMRAAVLYDAEDVRVEDRPVPEIGEGEILVRTTASGICSGDVMGWYVARKAPLVLGHEPAGVVAETRAAGFSLGDRVFVHHHAPCFACRACARGEYVQCAAWRSSKIDPGGIAQYFRVPAGNLRDTLHLPAHVGFPDASLVEPLACVVKSLRRSGLSAGDRLYVIGLGVMGLLHVLAGREMGAEVFGGDFIEQRRAIAQRNGATALHPDDVRDALPEGADVVICGPGSAAAMQSAFEAVAPGGTVVMFTPFPPESAIAIDPERFYFGDRRLVASYSCGPEDTRASLALIEQGVVSADKVGADLVTLEDVPRAYRDLAQARIVKPIVVF
- a CDS encoding thioesterase family protein, with product MSRVFEARLQVQWADVDVAGIMYFAAYSRFAEYAEMQLFAELGFPYESVFTKYAFWLPRVRVEAEYRAPALMSDWMRMRTEILHVGRSSLRWKTTFLNERTGAEGATISFVVAAVDAKTLKSRALPEPIRSALLACA
- a CDS encoding alcohol dehydrogenase catalytic domain-containing protein, which translates into the protein MRVAVLVEPRRIELRDEPAPQAPAGGIVVRVRAALTDGTDLKTYRRGHPKMPLPTRFGHEFSGDVAAVGEGVTAFAAGDPVMCVHTAPCGECFWCRCGEEELCERVMATMLLGAYADCIAVPKRIVDVNCFQKPADVGYAEAAFLEPLSCVVHSVAMLAPAPDSSVAILGNGGFGILHALLLQRIYGIDAMLFGRRPERLELARELGLQSVDASEEPIGDAILARTHGRGADAVIECTGSAEMWESAPSFVRRGGRVSFFAGLPGDARVSFLAARLHYDEVRLLAPFHFTPADVRVAYDLIASRAFELRRLVSDVYPLARIADAFAALDSGAGLKALIEP